One window of the Pedobacter ginsengisoli genome contains the following:
- a CDS encoding SGNH/GDSL hydrolase family protein — protein sequence MKKVILCFLVSLICSAQVIGQNKTLPFSNYITQRKGLANAYAAISVKKNATVAFLGGSITYNDGWRNKVCAYLKERFPATKFHFIAAGIPSLGSLPHTFRLGQDVLDSGKVDLLFLEAAVNDQVNGTDSITQVCSLEGIVRHAKTSNPFMDIVLMSFADPDKTKQYNSGITPTSVANHELIAGYYQLPSINLAKAIRDKLANNEFSWEKDFKDLHPSPFGQELYFEAIKDLLSSNFASLNKQGIKKQKALKLPVLLNKGSFTRGRYLNIENAFDKRGWELVKSWIPADGLGTRPGFVKVPMLVSTTAGSSFTLKFKGNAIGMAIVSGSDAGILNYSIDGGPEKQVNLFTQWSQSLHLPWYILLGANLKNADHVLKVSISTEKNQNSNGTACRIVNFLVN from the coding sequence ATGAAAAAGGTAATACTCTGTTTTTTAGTAAGTTTAATTTGCAGCGCCCAGGTTATTGGGCAAAATAAAACTTTACCATTTAGCAACTATATTACCCAACGCAAAGGACTTGCAAATGCTTACGCTGCTATTTCTGTAAAGAAAAATGCTACTGTGGCTTTTTTAGGAGGTTCTATAACTTACAATGATGGCTGGAGAAACAAGGTATGTGCTTATTTAAAAGAGCGCTTTCCGGCTACTAAATTCCATTTTATTGCGGCAGGTATTCCCTCGTTAGGTAGCCTGCCGCATACTTTTAGGCTGGGTCAGGATGTGCTGGATTCTGGTAAGGTTGACCTGCTTTTTTTAGAGGCAGCAGTTAACGACCAGGTTAACGGAACTGATAGTATAACGCAGGTGTGCTCGCTTGAAGGTATTGTGAGGCATGCCAAAACCAGCAACCCTTTTATGGACATTGTACTGATGTCGTTTGCCGATCCTGATAAAACTAAACAGTACAACTCTGGCATTACACCAACATCGGTAGCCAACCATGAGCTTATTGCCGGTTATTATCAACTGCCGTCAATTAATCTGGCTAAAGCAATAAGGGATAAGCTTGCAAATAATGAGTTTAGCTGGGAAAAAGATTTTAAAGATCTGCATCCTTCTCCATTTGGGCAGGAGCTTTATTTTGAGGCTATAAAAGATCTGTTATCATCGAACTTTGCATCTTTAAATAAGCAGGGCATTAAAAAACAAAAGGCCTTAAAATTGCCCGTTTTGCTTAATAAAGGGAGCTTTACACGTGGCAGGTATTTAAACATTGAAAATGCCTTTGATAAAAGGGGCTGGGAGCTGGTTAAAAGCTGGATACCGGCAGATGGATTGGGTACACGCCCAGGGTTTGTGAAAGTGCCCATGTTGGTTAGTACCACCGCCGGATCGTCTTTTACATTAAAATTTAAAGGCAACGCCATCGGAATGGCAATTGTATCAGGATCTGACGCAGGTATATTAAATTATTCAATTGATGGTGGCCCTGAAAAACAGGTTAATCTGTTTACGCAATGGAGCCAATCGTTACATTTGCCCTGGTATATTTTGCTTGGGGCCAACTTAAAAAATGCTGATCATGTTTTAAAAGTTAGCATCAGCACAGAAAAGAATCAAAACAGTAATGGAACCGCTTGCAGGATAGTTAATTTTTTAGTTAATTAA
- a CDS encoding alpha-L-fucosidase — translation MKKLSLLIAGLVMSVSVFAQKNYLKEPAAAKNKRMQWWTDDTFGMFIHWGLYAVPAGEYNGKSGGAEWIMETHNIPTAEYEKYAAQFDPEKFDAKKWVAIAKSAGAKYIVITSKHHDGFSLWDSKVTKYDIMDATPFKRDILKELSEACKAAGIKFGLYHSIMDWHQPNANPKQKPDVKPDFNKYRDEYLKPQLAELIKKYDPTILWFDGEWIGEWTEEQGKDLYNYLRNLKPSLIINNRIGKARGGMEGMNKYQDAAGDFGTPEQEILKTNSQDYWESCMTINNNWGFAKYDHNWKSAQVLIDNLVDVAAKGGNYLLNVGPTAEGEIPAPSVERLGEMGKWLDVNKQAIYATKGLETYKQGDNIRFTKSNDGKTTYAIFNKADNNELVLTAVQPKDGSKVYMLGVNKPLEWTKSNGSVVVKLPAELPCKYAWTLKMQSSSDAK, via the coding sequence ATGAAAAAGTTAAGTTTGCTTATTGCCGGGCTGGTTATGTCAGTTTCGGTATTTGCACAAAAAAATTACCTAAAAGAACCTGCAGCGGCTAAAAATAAGCGTATGCAATGGTGGACTGATGATACTTTCGGGATGTTTATTCACTGGGGACTATATGCTGTTCCAGCCGGAGAATATAACGGAAAAAGTGGTGGGGCTGAGTGGATTATGGAAACTCATAATATCCCAACTGCTGAATATGAAAAGTATGCTGCTCAGTTTGATCCTGAAAAGTTTGATGCTAAGAAATGGGTAGCGATTGCTAAATCGGCTGGCGCTAAGTATATCGTTATCACATCTAAACACCATGATGGTTTTAGCCTTTGGGACAGTAAAGTAACCAAGTATGATATTATGGATGCTACTCCTTTTAAAAGAGATATTTTAAAGGAACTTTCTGAGGCTTGTAAAGCTGCCGGAATTAAATTCGGATTGTATCATTCTATTATGGATTGGCATCAGCCAAATGCTAACCCTAAGCAAAAACCTGATGTAAAACCTGATTTTAATAAGTACAGAGATGAGTATTTAAAACCTCAGCTGGCAGAATTGATTAAAAAATACGATCCTACCATTTTATGGTTTGATGGTGAGTGGATTGGGGAATGGACTGAGGAGCAAGGCAAAGATCTTTATAACTATTTGCGCAACCTTAAACCTTCTTTAATTATAAACAACCGTATTGGCAAAGCCCGTGGCGGTATGGAGGGAATGAACAAATACCAGGATGCTGCCGGCGATTTTGGAACTCCGGAACAAGAGATTTTAAAAACCAATTCTCAGGATTATTGGGAAAGCTGTATGACAATTAACAACAACTGGGGGTTTGCTAAGTACGATCATAACTGGAAATCGGCCCAGGTACTTATTGATAATCTTGTTGATGTTGCCGCTAAAGGTGGTAATTACCTGTTAAATGTTGGCCCAACTGCCGAAGGTGAGATACCTGCACCAAGTGTAGAGCGTTTGGGTGAAATGGGTAAGTGGCTGGATGTGAATAAACAAGCTATTTATGCTACCAAAGGTTTAGAAACTTACAAACAAGGTGATAATATCAGATTTACGAAAAGTAATGACGGTAAAACTACTTATGCTATATTTAACAAGGCTGATAATAATGAACTGGTTTTAACTGCTGTGCAGCCAAAAGATGGTTCAAAGGTTTATATGCTTGGCGTAAATAAGCCATTGGAGTGGACTAAAAGCAACGGATCTGTTGTTGTAAAACTACCGGCCGAATTGCCTTGTAAATATGCCTGGACTTTAAAAATGCAAAGTTCTTCTGACGCTAAATAA
- a CDS encoding NADP-dependent glyceraldehyde-3-phosphate dehydrogenase: MTFKDHLDSIFVAESEIPEEFRLTHEVHQREYLSNGKMHSWSGEVHEVLSPICIKTPSGLKRKVIGTYPLCNEAEAAEALKAAVTAYNNGRGEWPTMSVADRITCVEKFTHRIIEKKNEVVKLLMWEIGKSHADSVKEFDRTVEYIYATIDALKDLDRQSSKFSIEQGIVAQIRRSPLGVVLCMGPFNYPLNETFTTLIPALIMGNTLLFKPPKHGTLLHYPLLEAFRDCFPKGVVNTIYGRGNKIIPDLMKSGEINVLTLIGSSKVANELKKLHPKVNRLRAILGLDAKNAAIITANADVKLAVQETVLGSLSFNGQRCTALKIVFIHRSLADVFLNELSEAVAQLKFGMPWQSGVALTPLPEQHKPAYIQECIADAIAHGAQVMNENGGATNESFVFPAIVYPVKKGMKLYTEEQFGPVIPVVPFDDLEETIEYLIESTHGQQVSIFSNDDEEIAELIDPLVNQVSRVNVNCQCQRGPDVFPFTGRKDSAEGTLSVVDALRSFSIRSLVATKLNENNKHLINAIVDSNSSNFLSTKYLF; encoded by the coding sequence ATGACTTTTAAAGATCACCTTGACTCTATTTTTGTTGCTGAAAGCGAGATTCCTGAGGAATTTAGGCTAACCCACGAGGTTCATCAACGAGAATATTTAAGCAATGGAAAAATGCATTCGTGGAGTGGCGAAGTGCATGAAGTGTTGTCGCCAATTTGCATTAAAACCCCAAGCGGGTTAAAGCGCAAAGTAATTGGCACCTATCCGTTGTGTAATGAAGCCGAAGCGGCCGAAGCACTTAAAGCTGCAGTAACCGCTTATAACAATGGCAGAGGCGAATGGCCTACCATGAGCGTTGCCGATAGAATTACCTGCGTAGAGAAGTTTACGCACAGAATTATTGAAAAAAAGAACGAAGTAGTAAAGCTGCTCATGTGGGAGATTGGTAAATCTCATGCAGATTCTGTTAAGGAATTTGACCGCACGGTAGAATATATTTATGCAACCATTGATGCGCTGAAAGATTTAGACCGTCAGTCGTCTAAATTTAGCATAGAACAAGGTATTGTAGCTCAGATCAGGCGTTCGCCATTAGGCGTAGTTTTGTGTATGGGACCCTTTAACTATCCATTAAACGAAACTTTTACCACCTTAATTCCTGCTTTAATAATGGGCAACACGTTGTTGTTCAAGCCACCTAAACATGGTACATTATTGCATTATCCGTTGTTGGAAGCATTTAGAGACTGTTTTCCGAAAGGTGTAGTAAACACCATATATGGTCGCGGTAATAAAATTATTCCTGACCTGATGAAATCGGGCGAGATCAATGTGTTAACCCTTATTGGCTCTAGTAAGGTTGCCAATGAGCTTAAAAAGTTACATCCTAAGGTAAACCGTTTACGTGCAATACTGGGCTTAGATGCTAAGAATGCGGCAATTATAACTGCCAATGCCGACGTTAAGTTAGCAGTACAGGAAACCGTGCTGGGCTCTTTATCATTTAACGGACAAAGGTGTACGGCTTTAAAAATTGTATTTATTCATCGCAGCCTTGCCGATGTGTTTTTAAACGAACTATCAGAAGCCGTTGCTCAGCTTAAATTTGGTATGCCATGGCAAAGTGGTGTAGCTTTAACTCCTTTACCTGAGCAGCACAAACCTGCTTATATACAGGAGTGTATAGCTGATGCAATTGCCCATGGTGCCCAGGTAATGAACGAAAACGGTGGTGCAACAAATGAGTCGTTTGTGTTCCCGGCAATAGTTTATCCAGTTAAAAAAGGAATGAAACTATATACCGAAGAGCAGTTTGGCCCGGTTATCCCTGTTGTTCCTTTTGATGATCTGGAAGAAACAATTGAGTATTTAATTGAATCTACGCATGGCCAGCAGGTAAGTATTTTTAGTAATGACGATGAGGAAATTGCAGAACTGATTGATCCTTTGGTAAATCAGGTGAGCAGGGTAAATGTGAATTGTCAGTGCCAGCGTGGCCCTGATGTGTTTCCGTTTACCGGCAGAAAAGATAGTGCCGAAGGTACGCTTTCTGTAGTTGATGCTTTAAGATCATTTTCTATAAGATCATTGGTAGCTACCAAGCTAAACGAAAATAACAAGCACCTGATAAATGCAATTGTTGATAGCAATAGCTCTAACTTTTTGAGCACAAAGTATTTATTTTAA
- a CDS encoding MFS transporter: MNDKKVGNYRWTICALLFFATTVNYLDRQVLSLLKPHLEEIFGWSNSDYANIASVFQFVYAISMLFAGRIIDKLGTKKGYAWAIIIWSIGAVIHAFAIPIGQSISTVLGFMGIGVASVSIVGFMVARAVLGFGEAGNFPAAIKATAEYFPKKERSFATGFFNGGTNIGAVLAPLSVPFIAAKWGWEAAFLFIGAIGFLWLIFWYKYYDKPEDQKRLSAEELAYIKSDNDEAPVVNNEGVIEEKKVSWFKLLTYRQTWSFAVGKFMTDGVWWFFLFWLPAYLKDQYGMVDTQIMLPLAVLYSMTMVGSIGGGWFPMYFIKKGYEPYDGRMKAMLMIAVIPLVVLAAQPLGHISFWMPVLLIGVGASAHQAWSANLFTTVSDMFPKKAIGSVVGIGGMLGGLGGVVMTKLGGGLFDYYKALGHIETGYTIMFTICAVAYLVAWVMMKALVPKYKVITDL, translated from the coding sequence ATGAACGACAAAAAAGTAGGTAACTACAGGTGGACTATCTGTGCTCTATTATTTTTCGCAACTACTGTGAATTATCTTGACAGACAGGTATTAAGCTTACTAAAACCACATCTGGAAGAGATTTTTGGCTGGAGCAACAGCGATTACGCAAACATTGCTTCTGTTTTTCAATTTGTTTACGCCATATCAATGCTTTTTGCCGGGCGGATAATAGATAAACTTGGAACCAAAAAAGGATATGCCTGGGCCATCATTATATGGTCTATAGGTGCGGTTATACATGCCTTTGCTATTCCAATAGGACAAAGTATATCTACCGTGCTTGGTTTTATGGGTATCGGCGTTGCCTCAGTTTCTATAGTTGGGTTTATGGTTGCAAGGGCAGTATTAGGGTTTGGTGAGGCAGGGAATTTTCCGGCTGCAATTAAAGCCACTGCCGAGTATTTTCCTAAAAAAGAGAGATCTTTTGCCACCGGATTTTTTAACGGTGGTACCAATATTGGTGCTGTACTGGCACCTTTAAGCGTTCCGTTTATTGCCGCAAAATGGGGCTGGGAAGCCGCCTTTTTATTTATAGGTGCAATTGGCTTTTTGTGGCTTATTTTCTGGTATAAATATTACGATAAACCAGAAGATCAGAAAAGACTATCGGCCGAGGAACTTGCTTATATAAAATCCGATAACGACGAAGCCCCGGTTGTAAATAACGAAGGTGTAATTGAAGAAAAGAAAGTATCCTGGTTTAAACTGCTTACCTACAGACAAACCTGGTCATTCGCGGTTGGTAAATTCATGACCGATGGTGTGTGGTGGTTTTTCTTGTTCTGGCTACCGGCTTATCTGAAAGATCAGTACGGTATGGTAGACACCCAGATTATGCTTCCTTTGGCCGTATTGTACAGTATGACCATGGTTGGCAGTATTGGCGGTGGCTGGTTCCCTATGTATTTTATTAAAAAAGGATATGAACCTTACGATGGCCGTATGAAAGCAATGCTCATGATTGCCGTAATCCCGCTGGTTGTACTAGCTGCCCAGCCTTTGGGCCATATATCATTCTGGATGCCGGTTTTGTTAATAGGAGTTGGTGCATCGGCCCATCAGGCCTGGTCGGCAAACTTGTTTACCACAGTTTCAGATATGTTTCCTAAAAAAGCCATAGGCTCAGTAGTAGGTATTGGTGGTATGCTTGGAGGCCTTGGCGGAGTGGTTATGACAAAGCTGGGCGGAGGATTATTTGATTACTACAAAGCATTAGGGCATATCGAAACAGGTTATACAATTATGTTTACCATTTGCGCCGTAGCCTATCTGGTAGCCTGGGTAATGATGAAAGCATTGGTGCCTAAGTACAAGGTAATTACCGATCTTTAG
- a CDS encoding tagaturonate reductase: MIISKNILKSINNENVIIPDNTLLNLPEKVLQFGTGVLLRGLPDYFIDKANRQGIFNGRVAVVKSTSKGDLNDFNEQNGLYTICVRGLENGQTIKENIISSSISRVLSADKEWSEILKIGQSVDLQVVVSNTTEVGITLLKENINLNPPVSFPAKLLAVLHARYKALGDTKAADIVIIATELIPENGKKLESIVIELAEFNVLEPEFLSWLKAHAHFCNSLVDRIVPGKPDDATLDKLKEQLGYSDNLLIMAEPYRLWAIEGDEKVAELLSFKQVDNGVIVKPDIEIYRELKVRLLNGSHTLTSGIAYLSGIDTVTNAMNDQAIKSYVVKVMQSEIVPAIPYKVPGDEAMVFSAAVLDRFANPYIKHLWLNITFQYTMKMKIRILPVLSQYYKLFNKVPSSIAFGFAAFLCFMRSHKKEENQYFGQYNGNEYLITDDQAAYFYEKSKLSEADYVSSVLSDQQLWETDLTSLTDFIKTVQENYNNINNLGITEALAKAK, from the coding sequence ATGATTATTTCTAAAAATATTTTAAAGAGCATAAATAATGAAAACGTTATCATTCCAGATAACACATTACTAAATCTTCCTGAAAAGGTATTACAGTTTGGAACCGGCGTTTTACTACGTGGCCTTCCAGATTATTTTATTGATAAAGCTAACCGTCAGGGCATATTTAACGGTAGGGTAGCTGTAGTTAAATCGACCAGTAAAGGCGACTTGAACGATTTTAATGAGCAAAATGGTCTGTATACCATCTGTGTTAGAGGCTTAGAGAATGGCCAGACTATTAAAGAGAATATCATATCTTCATCCATCAGCAGGGTATTATCGGCTGATAAAGAATGGAGCGAGATATTAAAGATAGGACAGAGTGTTGATTTACAGGTTGTTGTTTCGAATACAACCGAGGTAGGTATTACCTTATTAAAGGAAAACATTAATTTAAACCCTCCCGTTTCTTTCCCAGCAAAACTATTGGCTGTACTACATGCCAGGTATAAAGCATTAGGCGATACCAAAGCTGCCGATATTGTTATTATAGCAACAGAACTAATCCCCGAAAATGGCAAAAAACTAGAGTCTATTGTAATTGAACTGGCAGAATTTAATGTTCTTGAACCTGAGTTTTTAAGTTGGTTAAAAGCCCATGCTCACTTCTGTAATTCTCTGGTTGATAGGATAGTGCCCGGTAAACCCGATGATGCTACTTTAGATAAACTTAAAGAACAATTAGGGTATAGCGATAACTTATTGATTATGGCCGAACCATATAGGTTATGGGCCATAGAAGGCGATGAAAAAGTTGCTGAACTGTTAAGCTTTAAACAAGTTGATAATGGGGTAATTGTAAAGCCCGATATAGAAATTTACAGAGAGCTAAAAGTAAGGCTGTTAAACGGTTCGCACACGTTAACATCAGGAATTGCCTATTTATCTGGTATAGATACGGTAACAAATGCAATGAACGATCAGGCCATAAAAAGCTATGTAGTAAAAGTAATGCAGTCAGAAATTGTACCTGCTATACCTTATAAGGTCCCGGGCGATGAGGCCATGGTTTTTTCTGCTGCTGTTTTAGACAGGTTTGCAAATCCATACATTAAACACCTGTGGCTCAACATTACTTTTCAGTACACCATGAAAATGAAAATCAGGATTTTACCTGTTTTAAGCCAATATTATAAGCTGTTTAATAAAGTTCCATCAAGCATAGCATTTGGCTTCGCGGCATTCTTATGTTTTATGAGATCGCATAAAAAGGAAGAAAATCAGTACTTTGGGCAATATAATGGTAATGAATATTTAATTACCGACGATCAGGCTGCTTATTTCTATGAAAAAAGCAAGCTAAGCGAGGCCGATTATGTAAGCTCCGTATTGTCTGACCAGCAATTATGGGAAACGGACCTGACAAGTTTAACAGATTTTATTAAAACAGTACAAGAAAATTATAACAACATAAATAACCTTGGCATAACAGAAGCATTAGCCAAGGCAAAATAG
- the cysM gene encoding cysteine synthase CysM, giving the protein MGNIVEFVGNTPLVEIQRLHTNPNVKIFAKLEGNNPGGSVKDRAALNMIRSAMDRGDIKKGTKLIEATSGNTGIALAMIAGIYDLEIELVMPSNSTRERTLTMEAYGAKVTLLESIEVCRDYAEEKGAQPGYFLLNQFSNPDNYLAHYKTTGPEIWRDTNQQITHFVSSMGTTGSIMGNSMFLKEMNPAIQIVGCQPTEESSIPGIRRWPEAYLPKIFDPSRVDRVMDVSQQEATELARKLAKVEGIFAGMSTGGALACSLRLAEELESGLIVFIACDRGDRYLSSDLFG; this is encoded by the coding sequence ATGGGAAATATAGTTGAGTTTGTAGGAAACACACCACTTGTAGAAATCCAAAGGTTACATACCAATCCGAATGTTAAAATTTTTGCCAAGCTGGAAGGGAACAACCCCGGCGGCAGTGTAAAAGACAGGGCAGCATTAAACATGATCCGCAGTGCGATGGACCGCGGAGATATTAAAAAAGGAACTAAACTGATAGAAGCTACCAGCGGAAACACAGGTATTGCCTTAGCTATGATTGCCGGTATTTACGACCTGGAGATTGAGCTGGTAATGCCCTCCAATTCAACCCGCGAACGTACCCTTACCATGGAAGCCTATGGCGCAAAGGTTACCTTGCTTGAATCTATTGAGGTGTGCCGCGACTATGCAGAAGAAAAAGGAGCACAACCGGGCTATTTTTTATTAAACCAATTCTCTAATCCTGATAACTACCTTGCCCATTATAAAACTACCGGTCCGGAGATCTGGAGAGACACCAATCAGCAAATTACTCACTTTGTTAGCTCAATGGGCACAACCGGAAGCATTATGGGGAACTCTATGTTCTTAAAGGAAATGAACCCGGCTATACAGATTGTGGGTTGTCAGCCAACCGAAGAATCATCAATTCCCGGAATAAGAAGGTGGCCAGAGGCTTATTTGCCAAAAATATTTGACCCAAGCAGGGTTGATAGGGTAATGGACGTTTCGCAGCAGGAAGCTACAGAACTTGCACGCAAGCTTGCCAAAGTAGAAGGCATATTTGCAGGTATGAGCACAGGTGGAGCACTGGCATGTTCACTAAGGCTGGCCGAAGAATTGGAATCGGGCCTTATTGTATTTATTGCATGCGACAGGGGAGACCGCTACCTGAGCAGCGATCTTTTTGGCTAA
- the epsC gene encoding serine O-acetyltransferase EpsC, which translates to MNEEFYLHIYKKQLEIEAVPSNHEVAEWAMNLMNLLYPERLTSPDYSINEIKRLFLKQEKELVRILNGTKACEHCNNEAKAKKIFESIPELYRRMNTDLSAILQGDPAAKSEFEIIRSYPGFLAIAIYRIAHALLQAEIPIVPRILTEYAHSITGIDIHPGAVIGEYLYIDHGTGLVIGETTVIGNYVKMYQGVTLGALSVEKYMEGIKRHPTIEDHVIIYSGATILGGDTVIGHDCIIGGNVWLTKSVPPHSTVYHQSAVKVIETKQS; encoded by the coding sequence ATGAACGAGGAATTTTATCTTCATATTTATAAGAAACAGCTTGAAATTGAGGCTGTACCATCCAATCATGAAGTTGCAGAATGGGCAATGAATTTGATGAATTTGTTGTATCCCGAACGCTTAACCTCGCCAGATTATTCAATTAATGAGATCAAACGCTTGTTTTTAAAACAAGAAAAAGAGCTGGTACGAATATTAAACGGCACAAAAGCCTGCGAGCATTGTAACAACGAAGCAAAAGCAAAAAAGATATTTGAAAGCATCCCTGAACTATACAGAAGGATGAATACAGATCTTTCAGCAATTCTTCAGGGAGATCCGGCTGCCAAAAGCGAGTTTGAAATCATCAGAAGTTATCCCGGTTTCCTTGCTATTGCCATATATAGAATTGCCCATGCTTTGCTGCAGGCCGAAATTCCAATAGTACCCAGAATCCTTACCGAATATGCACACTCAATTACAGGTATAGATATTCACCCGGGTGCAGTAATTGGCGAATACCTTTACATTGACCACGGAACGGGCCTTGTTATTGGCGAAACCACTGTTATCGGCAATTATGTAAAAATGTACCAGGGAGTAACCCTTGGGGCATTAAGCGTAGAAAAGTACATGGAGGGTATTAAAAGGCACCCAACCATTGAAGATCATGTAATTATCTATTCTGGTGCAACTATTTTAGGTGGCGATACTGTTATTGGGCACGATTGTATTATTGGAGGAAACGTTTGGTTAACCAAAAGTGTACCTCCGCATTCAACGGTATATCATCAGTCGGCAGTTAAGGTAATCGAAACCAAACAGTCTTAA
- a CDS encoding AAA domain-containing protein, which yields MEYFKKLLDLLKIERQEDLDSYLKLTASASVADRRENGLTWYPIAIRGSETGRGDYLTVVVERTTHHDISHQLRFGASAVLFSNHDPKNDRVEGTISHQSGNKLKITLLTEELPDWASDGKLGIDLLFDDNSYNEMQNALKLAQKPKDRVADSVLTEVLTGQKAPTFDASLTAVAVPQLNPVQQKAVNKILQAQELAIVHGPPGTGKTTTLVQAIKALIANDGQKVLVVAPSNTAVDLLSEKLAEEGLNVLRVGNPARVSERLVSLTMDSKIAGHSATKELRSLKKQANEYKNMAHKYKRNFGKAEQEQRKALFNEAHKIMKEVNNAEQYIIDDVVAKAQVITATLIGANHYTVRDIKYKTVVIDEAGQALEPACWVPILKAEKLVLAGDHCQLPPTIKSTQAAKEGLSNTLMEKCTLMHSEAVVLLQEQYRMNTQIMGYPSLVFYNDQLTAHPNVAHGLLLTQEPPLEFVDTAGCGFEEKLEGTSTTNPEEAVFLLKHLAQLVAKLTDHYTAANFPTIAIISPYKQQIRILNELITGSDQLMIYKDKISINTIDSFQGQERDIVYIGLTRSNTDGAIGFLADTRRMNVAMTRARKKLVVVGDSATLSRSEFYSGFISYAEKQNAYISAWEFVGF from the coding sequence ATGGAGTATTTTAAAAAACTCCTCGATTTACTTAAAATTGAGCGACAGGAAGACCTCGATTCTTACCTGAAACTTACCGCATCGGCTTCGGTAGCCGATCGTCGTGAAAACGGATTAACATGGTATCCTATTGCAATTCGTGGATCTGAAACCGGTAGGGGCGATTACCTTACAGTTGTGGTTGAACGCACTACCCATCATGATATTTCGCATCAGCTTAGGTTTGGTGCATCGGCCGTATTGTTTTCTAATCACGATCCTAAAAACGACAGGGTTGAAGGGACAATAAGCCACCAGAGCGGGAACAAACTTAAAATTACATTACTAACAGAAGAACTGCCAGATTGGGCCAGCGATGGCAAATTAGGTATAGATCTGCTGTTTGATGACAACAGCTATAATGAAATGCAAAATGCGCTTAAACTGGCGCAAAAACCAAAAGATAGAGTAGCGGATTCTGTTTTAACAGAAGTATTAACAGGGCAAAAAGCACCTACGTTTGATGCCAGTTTAACAGCTGTTGCAGTACCGCAGTTAAATCCTGTTCAGCAAAAAGCAGTTAACAAGATTTTGCAGGCACAGGAACTGGCCATAGTTCACGGCCCACCGGGAACAGGTAAAACAACCACCCTTGTACAAGCCATTAAGGCGCTAATTGCAAATGATGGACAGAAGGTACTTGTGGTTGCACCAAGTAATACAGCGGTAGATCTGTTAAGCGAAAAACTAGCTGAAGAAGGATTGAATGTATTGCGCGTGGGGAATCCGGCAAGGGTTTCTGAGCGTTTGGTATCCTTAACTATGGATAGTAAAATTGCCGGGCATAGCGCTACCAAAGAGCTAAGATCACTTAAAAAACAGGCCAACGAGTACAAGAACATGGCCCATAAGTATAAGCGCAATTTTGGCAAGGCAGAGCAGGAACAGCGCAAAGCACTGTTTAACGAAGCACACAAAATAATGAAAGAGGTGAACAATGCAGAGCAATACATTATTGATGATGTTGTAGCAAAAGCCCAGGTCATTACTGCTACCTTAATTGGTGCCAACCACTATACAGTTAGAGACATTAAATATAAAACTGTTGTAATTGATGAAGCCGGACAGGCTTTAGAACCAGCTTGCTGGGTACCAATTTTAAAGGCCGAAAAGCTGGTGCTGGCCGGCGATCATTGCCAGCTGCCACCAACCATTAAATCTACACAGGCAGCAAAAGAAGGCTTAAGCAATACATTAATGGAAAAATGTACCTTAATGCATTCAGAAGCTGTAGTTCTACTCCAGGAGCAATACAGAATGAATACGCAGATAATGGGCTACCCATCTTTAGTATTCTACAATGATCAATTAACCGCTCATCCTAACGTTGCACACGGCTTATTGTTAACCCAGGAACCACCGCTTGAATTTGTAGATACCGCTGGTTGTGGTTTTGAAGAAAAACTGGAAGGAACAAGTACTACCAACCCAGAAGAGGCCGTGTTTTTATTAAAACATTTAGCACAATTGGTTGCTAAGCTAACTGATCATTATACAGCGGCTAATTTTCCTACAATAGCGATTATATCACCTTATAAACAGCAAATCCGTATACTTAATGAGCTCATTACAGGGTCAGATCAGCTAATGATATATAAAGATAAAATCAGCATTAATACTATTGATAGTTTCCAGGGGCAAGAGCGAGACATTGTGTACATTGGTCTAACCAGAAGCAATACCGATGGTGCAATAGGCTTTTTAGCCGATACAAGAAGGATGAACGTAGCAATGACGAGAGCCAGAAAGAAACTGGTTGTTGTTGGCGATAGTGCTACACTTTCCAGATCAGAGTTTTATTCGGGCTTTATCAGCTATGCAGAAAAGCAAAATGCCTATATAAGCGCGTGGGAATTTGTCGGTTTTTAA